The following coding sequences lie in one Oryctolagus cuniculus chromosome 7, mOryCun1.1, whole genome shotgun sequence genomic window:
- the TNFRSF4 gene encoding tumor necrosis factor receptor superfamily member 4 isoform X2 gives MCVGAWPAALGLALLLLGLLLGAEPRPDCVGDTYPGGDRCCLECQPGYGMVSRCNRSQDTICHPCEPGFYNEAVNYQACKPCTQCNRRSGSEPQQECTHTRDTVCRCRPGTQPLNGYKHGVDCAPCPQGHFSEGNNRACRPWTNCTLAGKRTLQPASSISDAVCEDRSSLATQPWETPSAPYRPPTARTSTAWPRTAQGPSTPTLEASKGPQLAIVLSLGLGLGLLALLAALLALYLHQRAWRPPKLPGGGSFRTPIQEEQADAGSTMAKI, from the exons ATGTGTGTGGGGGCCTGGCCCGCAGCGCTCGGCTTGGCCCTGCTGCTCCTCGGGCTCCTGCTGGGTGCTGAGCCCAGGCCGGACTGCGTTGGGGACACCTACCCCGGCGGGGACCGGTGCTGCCTTGAGTGCCAGCCAG GCTACGGCATGGTGAGCCGCTGTAACCGCAGCCAGGACACCATCTGCCACCCGTGCGAACCCGGCTTCTACAACGAGGCTGTCAACTACCAAGCCTGCAAGCCTTGCACACAGTGCAACAGGA GAAGCGGGAGTGAACCCCAGCAGGAATGCACCCACACACGAGACACCGTCTGCCGCTGCCGGCCAGGCACCCAGCCCCTGAACGGCTACAAGCACGGAGTGG actgtgccccctgcccccagggccacTTCTCCGAGGGCAACAACCGGGCCTGCAGGCCCTGGACCAA ctgCACCTTAGCTGGGAAGCGGACACTGCAGCCGGCCAGCAGCATCTCGGACGCTGTCTGTGAGGAcaggagctccctggccacacagcccTGGGAGACCCCCAGTGCCCCTTACCGGCCCCCCACGGCCAGGACttccacagcctggcccaggacagcCCAGGGTCCTTCCACACCCACCTTGGAGGCCTCCAAGG GCCCCCAGCTGGCCATTGTcctgagcctgggcctgggcctgggcctgctggccctcctggctgctctgctggccCTGTACCTGCACCAAAGGGCCTGGAGGCCCCCCAAGCTCCCTG gaggaggaagctTCCGGACCCCCATCCAGGAGGAGCAGGCAGATGCTGGTTCGACAATGGCCAAGATCTGA
- the TNFRSF4 gene encoding tumor necrosis factor receptor superfamily member 4 isoform X1 → MCVGAWPAALGLALLLLGLLLGAEPRPDCVGDTYPGGDRCCLECQPGYGMVSRCNRSQDTICHPCEPGFYNEAVNYQACKPCTQCNRRSGSEPQQECTHTRDTVCRCRPGTQPLNGYKHGVDCAPCPQGHFSEGNNRACRPWTNCTLAGKRTLQPASSISDAVCEDRSSLATQPWETPSAPYRPPTARTSTAWPRTAQGPSTPTLEASKGPQLAIVLSLGLGLGLLALLAALLALYLHQRAWRPPKLPGECPLWIQPRPPLGAEAPPTSGSFPLPGGGSFRTPIQEEQADAGSTMAKI, encoded by the exons ATGTGTGTGGGGGCCTGGCCCGCAGCGCTCGGCTTGGCCCTGCTGCTCCTCGGGCTCCTGCTGGGTGCTGAGCCCAGGCCGGACTGCGTTGGGGACACCTACCCCGGCGGGGACCGGTGCTGCCTTGAGTGCCAGCCAG GCTACGGCATGGTGAGCCGCTGTAACCGCAGCCAGGACACCATCTGCCACCCGTGCGAACCCGGCTTCTACAACGAGGCTGTCAACTACCAAGCCTGCAAGCCTTGCACACAGTGCAACAGGA GAAGCGGGAGTGAACCCCAGCAGGAATGCACCCACACACGAGACACCGTCTGCCGCTGCCGGCCAGGCACCCAGCCCCTGAACGGCTACAAGCACGGAGTGG actgtgccccctgcccccagggccacTTCTCCGAGGGCAACAACCGGGCCTGCAGGCCCTGGACCAA ctgCACCTTAGCTGGGAAGCGGACACTGCAGCCGGCCAGCAGCATCTCGGACGCTGTCTGTGAGGAcaggagctccctggccacacagcccTGGGAGACCCCCAGTGCCCCTTACCGGCCCCCCACGGCCAGGACttccacagcctggcccaggacagcCCAGGGTCCTTCCACACCCACCTTGGAGGCCTCCAAGG GCCCCCAGCTGGCCATTGTcctgagcctgggcctgggcctgggcctgctggccctcctggctgctctgctggccCTGTACCTGCACCAAAGGGCCTGGAGGCCCCCCAAGCTCCCTGGTGAGTGTCCACTGTGGATCCAGCCCAGACCACCCCTGGGGGCTgaggcccctcccacctctggctctttccctctcccaggaggaggaagctTCCGGACCCCCATCCAGGAGGAGCAGGCAGATGCTGGTTCGACAATGGCCAAGATCTGA
- the TNFRSF18 gene encoding tumor necrosis factor receptor superfamily member 18, which yields MGARTALCGVALLCALGLGRRAAGVPSCGPGRSLEGKGADARCCGPCAPAPLCSARNCTCVRPGFHCGDPQCRTCKHHPCPPGQEAQPQGNFNFGFRCVDCAEGTFSAGNAGRCRPWADCSQFGFLTSFPGNKTHNAACTPGPGPADRLGGLLLPLLAMAACILVLTAAQLGLHIWRLRRQHAWPRETQLLLEAPLPPAEDTCSCQFPEEERGERLAEEKGRPGHLQV from the exons ATGGGCGCGCGGACGGCCCTGTGCGGGGTCGCGCTGCTCTGCGCCCTGGGCCTGGGTCGGCGCGCAGCTGGGGTGCCGAGCTGCGGCCCCGGCCGCTCGCTGGAAGGCAAGGGCGCCGACGCGCGCTGCTGCGGGCCGTGCGCCCCCG CGCCGCTGTGCTCCGCGCGGAACTGCACCTGCGTGCGGCCCGGCTTCCACTGCGGAGACCCCCAGTGCCGGACCTGCAAGCACCACCCTTGTCCACCCGGGCAGGAGGCGCAGCCGCAAG ggAATTTCAACTTTGGCTTTCGGTGCGTGGACTGTGCTGAGGGGACCTTCTCGGCGGGCAACGCCGGCCGCTGCAGGCCCTGGGCAGA ctgctcccaatTTGGGTTTCTCACCTCGTTCCCCGGGAACAAGACCCACAACGctgcctgcaccccggggccggggcccgcTGACCGGCTCGGCGGGCTGCTCCTACCCCTCCTCGCCATGGCTGCCTGTATCCTGGTCCTCACGGCAGCCCAGCTCGGCCTGCACATCTGGCGGCTGAGGAGGCAACACGCGTGGCCCCGAG agacccagctgctcctggaGGCGCCGCTGCCCCCAGCCGAGGACACCTGCAGCTGCCAATTCCCGGAGGAGGAGCGGGGCGAGCGGCTGGCCGAGGAGAAGGGCCGGCCGGGGCACCTGCAGGTGTGA